The genomic window AATTGCTAAAATGCACCGTGCGCTTGCACAGTTAATGCTTGATGTTCATACCGAAGAGCATGGTTATCAAGAAATGTACGTGCCTTATTTAGTGAATCAAGATTCACTTTATGGCACAGGACAGTTACCTAAATTTGGTGAAGATTTATTTCACACTGATTTAAGTAATAAAAAATTCTCTTTGATCCCAACGGCTGAAGTCCCTTTAACAAATTTATTAAGAAATGAAATTGTAGAAGAGGCCGAGTTACCTATTAAGATGTGCGCGCATACCCCATGTTTTAGAAGTGAAGCCGGTTCAGGTGGTCGTGATATTCGCGGTCTAATTCGACAGCATCAGTTTGATAAAGTTGAAATGGTGCAGATTGTTAAGCCTGAAGATTCATTTACTGCGTTAGAAGCCTTAACAGGTCATGCTGAAAAAATTCTTGAAAGATTAGAATTACCTTACCGTACCGTTATTTTATGTACGGGTGATATTGGTTTTAGTGCGACTAAAACATTCGATATCGAAGTATGGTTGCCTGCACAAAATACTTACCGTGAAATCTCTTCATGTTCTAACATGGGTGACTTTCAAGCTCGCCGCATGCAAGCACGCTTTAGAAGCAGTGAAACGAAGAGACCTGAATTATTGCACACCTTAAATGGCTCTGGCTTAGCGGTTGGTCGTACATTGGTCGCTATTTTAGAAAATTACCAACAAGCTGATGGTAGTGTGAAAATTCCAACAGCATTGCAACCTTATATGAATGGTTTAACACAAATAGGCTAACGCTACTTGGTAACCCCTCTTTATTGGCAGCAATAAGAATCCAATACCTAGGTATTGGATTTTTTTTTGTTTTAATTTGAATTTTTAATCGGGTGATCGGGTCTATAAATAGAACTATTTCGTTATTATATTATTTATAAAGGTGAGTTGTGTTGAAGAGTTTATTTATTCAAGCTGTGGTGTTTTTAACTATCTTTCAAGCACTGACAATGTTCAGAGAATCAGACATGCTATCATCGGGAGAACAGATAACGCCACAAACTGTTTTGTTAGAAACGCTCGATGATAAAACCATTGAACTTGCCAATTTTAACAAAACTACCATTATTTATTTTTTTGCTCCTTGGTGTCAAATATGTCATGTCAGTATCGGTAATCTTCAAGAGATATATGAAAAGAACCAACAGATAAATGTTATCGCCATTGCATTAGATTATGTCGATAAAAAAGAGGTCTTTGAATTTTCTAGCCAGCATCAGTTAACTTTCCCTATTGCCTTAGGCACAGAGCAAATTAAGCACCAATTCAAGATAGAAGGTTATCCAAGTTATTATGTCATTGATGATAAAAATACCGTTATTGCAAAATCAATGGGCTATTCTTCTGAAATTGGGCTGTTTCTTAGAACACTTTAACGCATATTACTTCTGATCTTTTCATTGTTTGTGTACACTGTGGCTATTCATAATAAAAATAGCAGATCCTGTCATGCAAATTACCTCTAACTTTGATAGTGGAAATATCCGCGTTATTGATGCAAGCCAAGCCGATAATATTCAACTTGAAATTGTTAAAGACAACCAATCTGATTTTTATCAGTGGTTTCATTTTAAACTTAATAATAACGAACGTTGTGAACATACCCTTCATTTAATGAATGCTGGAACTTCTGCTTACACAGAAGGATGGACCGATTATCAAGCAGTGGCATCCTACGACCGTGAGCATTGGTTTCGTGTACCAACTGAATTTGATGGAGAAAAACTGAGTATTACTTTAACCCCAGAATATGATTCCGTTTATTTTGCTTATTTTGCTCCGTATAGCTACGAACGTCATCAAGACTTACTGCATCAAGCGCAATTAGATATTGATTGCCAGTTGCAAGTTTTAGGACAAACCCTTGATGGACGCGATGTGTCAGTATTAAAAGTTGGTGAAGAAGGTCCGAACAAGAAAGTTATTTGGGTTACTGCTCGTCAACATCCTGGCGAAAGTATGGCTGAATGGTTTATGGAAGGTTTTATTGACCGTTTGCTCGATGAAGACGATGGCGTTGCTCGCTCACTCCTAGACAGTTCAGTGTTTTACTTAGTGCCTAATATGAATCCTGATGGTTCAGTTCGAGGACATTTAAGAACAAATGCTATCGGTACTAATTTAAATCGTGAGTGGTTAGAGCCTTCAATGGCTCGCAGTCCAGAAGTATTCTTGGTGCGTGAGAAAATGTTAGCTACCGGTGTTGACATGTTTCTTGATATTCATGGCGATGAAGCTTTACCGTTTAACTTTGTTGCTGGCTGTGAAGGTATACCCGCATATGACGCTAAACATCAAGCCTTAGAAGAAAAATTCAAAAACATTCTTCTAGCGGTAACTCCTGAGTTTCAAGATGACAAAGGTTATGATAAAGATGAGCCCGGCCAAGCTAACTTAACAGTGGGTGCTAATTGGGTGGGTAATAACTTCAAATGTTTGTCTTATACCGTAGAAATGCCTTTTAAAGATAATGACTTATTACCAGACCGCAGTGTCGGTTGGTCAGACACGCGTAGTAGCTTATTTGGTCGTGACTTTTTAACGGCTATTTATCATGTTGTTGATGATTTACGCTAAACCTATCTAAAATCAATAATTGAAGGTCGATGATCGTTTAAGTGCTATATCAAGTTGCGCTTAAATGATTAGCGGCCCTCAAATGTCGAACAACAAATTAAATAATAATAATAATAAATCTGGAGTGTCATGTGGAAGCGATTGTAAATACCATTAACGGCTATATTTGGAGCCCGTACTTAATTTATCTCTGTTTAGGAACGGGGGTCTTTTTCTCTGTCTTAACGCGATTTGCGCAAGTACGTCATTTCAGAGAAATGTTTCGCCTATTACTTTCGGGTAAAAGCTCAGAAAAGGGTATCTCATCTTTTCAAGCCTTAGCGGTGTCTTTATCTGGACGAGTTGGTACTGGTAATATTGCAGGGGTTGCTGCTGCTATTGGTTTTGGTGGACCTGGCGCGGTATTTTGGATGTGGGTAGTTGCCTTTTTAGGTGCAGCAACCGCTTATATCGAATCAACCAATGCCCAAATTTATAAAGAAGAAGAGGACGGTCAGTACCGTGGTGGCCCAGCTTACTACATTGAAAAAGCCTTAGGTCAGAAATGGTATGCTTGGATATTTGCTTTATCGACTATTCTTGCTTGTGGTGTTTTACTACCGGTTGTGCAATCAAACGGTATCGGTGATGCTATGGTCAATGTGTTTGGCGCCGGTGGTTCAGTTAGCTCTTTTATGGGCGACTTACCTTTAACGAAAGTATATACCGCGGTATTTATTGTTTTATTACTTGGTTTTATCATTTTTGGTGGTGTTAAGCGTATTGCGAACTTTACCCAAATTGTGGTGCCTTTTATGGCGCTTGCTTACATTATTATTGCCTGTACTATCATAGCATTGCATATTGATCAGCTACCCGGTGTCTTTATGCTAATTATTACCGATGCTTTTACGCCAATTGCGGGCTTTGGGGCAGCCATTGGTTGGGGTGTTAAACGCGGAGTTTATTCAAATGAAGCCGGACAAGGTACTGGACCCCATGCTGCTGCTGCTGCTGAAGTTGAACATCCAGCGCAACAAGGATTAGTGCAAGCTTTCTCAGTTTATATTGACACCTTATTTGTTTGTTCTGCAACTGCGTTTATGATCTTAATCACACAGTCGTATAATGTTATGCCTGAAGGCGCGACTAGTTTTGTTGTACGTAACTTAGCCAGTGACGTTGTTATTAGCGGTCCTGCTTTTACGCAAATTGCGGTCGATAGTGTTTTAACCGGTTTCGGTAAACCCTTTATTGCTATTGCATTGTTTTTCTTTGCCTTTACAACAGTACTAGCTTATTACTTTATCGCAGAAAACAATGTTTCTTATATTAATAAAACAATTAAAATGCCGGTACTTAGGTTCTTCCTTAAAGTGGTGCTAATGTCAGCTGTCTTTTATGGGACTGTTGCAGAACCGAGTGCTGCTTGGAGTCTTGGTGATATAGGTGTTGGGTTAATGGCATGGTTGAATATCTTTGCTCTTATCGCCATTTTCTTTATGGCTAAACCCGCGATTAAAGCGCTAAAAGATTACGAACGTCAGCAGAAATTAGGGGTGACAAAATTTACCTTTGACCCTAAAAAGCTGGGTATTGAAAAAGCAAAGTTCTGGGAAGATCGTTTTAATAAAAACAAGTGATTTTATTTATAATTGATTTACTTTTATTAATTTGCAATAAAAGTGAAATTACTTTAAAAAACGTCCAATAGGACGTTTTTTTTTGCTTAAATTTAGGTAGAATATTAACACTAATTATTTTATGGAGCGTTATCTTCCTATGGCTGTAATTAATTGCCCAAACTGTAAGAAAAAGATATCTGACAAAGCGAAGTCTTGCTCTCATTGTGAAATCGATTTGACCGGAGTTGATGCCAGTCAAATAGCATCAATGAAAAAATTAAGCAAAATAGATCAATCTCAAAAACTGATGAATCACTCATTTATCGCTATGTTGCTTTTTTGTGGTGGTTTTCTGTTTTTGTATTGGCAAGATGCACAGCAGGGCACATGGCAATATTTTATCAGTATTGGTGCGGCAGTGGTTGGCTTTATTTGGTATATTGCAACCCGCATTCGTTTGCTGATGCTTAAATACCGAAATTAACATTAACTTTTTTCGTAAGAATTAAGAAACAAAGGCTGTAAATATAACAATGGATATTATTTCATTAGTAGACGATATGTCAGAAGAAATGTACTTGCGCTTAAAGTGTGCCGCTGAAACGGGCAAATGGCCAGAGGGAACTATAGTTGATACAGCACAAAAAACATCAGCGCTACAAATTACCATGGCTTATCAATCAAGACATTTAAACTCAGATCAAATCTTAAGTGTTGGCGCAGATGGACTTATCGTAGATAAAACTAAACGCCAGTTGAAAAGCGAGTTCGCTGATCTTAAAAACAACCCAGACAATAATATTGCAAGGTTTTCCGATTTATGATTTTTTCTAAATTTTTCAAAGCAAAATGGCAAAGTAAAGAACACAATGTTCGGTTAACGGCAATCAGTGAAGATTTATTACTTAGCAATCCCGATGACTTAGTTATATTAACAAACCTTGCACAAACAGACCCTAACGAATTAGTGCGCCGCGCTGCTCTCATTAAAATGGCTGACTTTACTGTTTGGCATAAAAACAGTATCGACAACGACAATAAAAAAGTCCGTGAATATTGTCTTAAGCAAGTAGAAAAAATTCTGCTTGGTCAGCACGAAATAACGATCAGTAATCAAGAAAAATTAGTCTTATTGAAAAGTAATGACAAGTTACCGTCCTTGGAACTATGGTTACAAAATGAAACACAAGCCGATGTTGTTATCGCTTTATTTGAAAAAATTAATAAACCATCGTTAACCCATTCAATATTTACCCATAAGCAAGATGAAGTCGTACAAGCTTATTTACTCGAACAAGAATTGCCTCTCGATGTGTTAGATAAATTACTTAAAAAATCATGTAATGAAAAAATAAAAACTAATATTGAGCAACAGTTACAACATTTACATCAGTTGGCAGAGCAACCTGACAAAATTAAAAAAGGTGTGCAGTTAGTTTTAGCAAAGTTACTCGCTTTGAAAGAAGTAAATGATTATCTGCAACTCAAAGAAAAACAAGCTGAATTAGAAACGCAGTGGCAAAACTATTATCAAGACTTCTCTTGTCTCTCTTCGCCAGAAGCTGAAAACTTTACAGACAAGTATAAAATAATTAATAGCCAACTCATTAAACATTTCTCTCCGTTACATGAAACCCATCAACAAGAAATCATTGCTGAAAAATTAGTGGCAGACAAACGTTTGGCTAATGAGCATTTTAATAGTGCCCTTAATGAAATGAGTAAAAAGCTTACCACAACAATTTTTGAAAGTAGTGACCTTGATGAAGCTGAGTATCAAGATAAACTTGAGCAATTACGTGGAGAAATAACCTCTTCAATCTTAAACAGTAAAGAACAACAGCACTTTATTGCTTTAGTAAAAGCCCAAGCAAAAAAACTGGCTCAATTGCCTGAGATTGCACAATCGGTGAGTGATGCAACCCATCTAATTTCAAAAATATCACAAGTCGCTTTACCTAAAGATATTGAAGAATTGAACCTGCGAAAACCTTTGTTCGATCAGTGGTTACAAGAATGGAAAACTGTTGAGCTAAAAGCGGCGGGGGTATTACCACAATCTATTGTTGACGCCTTTAAAGAAATAAAACAACAATGGCAGCAAGGCCTAAAATCGTTAATTAAAGAACAAGGCTTACTTTTATCACAATGCCAGAAAAAAATTGCTGACGTAAAGCGCTTAATAATGACAGGTAAGTACAATGCGGCTTTTGGTGTATTCAAAAAAGCTAAAAAACATTTTGATGGTTTATCAGAAGAGCAAAAATCACGAGTTCAACGTGACTTTGATGATATAACAGATAAAATTGCCAAATTAAGTGATTTAGAGCAATCTATTGCTACGCCTAGAAAACAGCAGTTACTTGTGGATATTAAGTTACTCGTTGATCAGCCCATTGATAACCCCAATGAGCAAGCCGCAAAAGTTAAACAATTCCGTGTTACGTGGAATTCACTTGGACATGCTGAAGAATCAATTGAAAAAGAGTTAAATTATCAATTCAACGCACTTTGCGAACAAGCTTTTGCTCCATGTCGGTTATTTTATGCAGAACAAGAAAAGTTACGTGAACTACATCTTGAATCTCGCCAGCAACTTATTAGTAAAGCCCAAAGTTTTGCCGACGACTTTTCTGCAAAACTCAATGAAGGCGTTAATAATGAAGCCATCGATTGGAAGTTTACTGATGCAACACTCAATAAATTAATACAGCAATGGCAAAACGCGGGGCAGGTTGATAAAACTAAATTCAACTTACTTAGTCAATCGTTTACGGCGAGCTTACAACCCGTTAAAGCTGAATTAAGAAATTATCATCAACGTAACAGTGATAGCAAAAACCTATTGATCGCTCAAGTTACTCAAGCATTGAACGACGATGACGTTTTCTCTGCGATTGAGAGTGTTAAAAAATTACAAACACAATGGCAAGCCATTGGCTACAGCGGTCAACGTGAAGAGAATCAGCTTTGGCAAAAATTTAGAAAAGTAAATGACCAGCTATTTGCAAAGCGTGATGAAGCTAAGTTACTTGAACAATCGAACCGTGAAAATCAACAAATTGAATTATCACAACAATTACAAAGCTATCAGCAACAACTAGTCGCGGACATATCAGAAACAGCGTTATTAAGTTTACAAGTAAGTATTGAAGAATTACGAGTGAAAATTACCAGTCAACGTCCGGTAATAAGAAGTGCCGTGACCTTAGCTGAAAAATTACTTGCGCAAATAACTCAACAACTCATGCAAATGACAGAAAATAAAAAGGCCAAGACTTGGCAACTTGTTTTCGACTGCTTAGAAAGTTTAGCCACTAATAAACCGGAAACGGCAGCAGATTTTTCTGAAACACTGGTAGATTTACCCAATGTTTGGCAGAAGCGTTTACAAGAGTGTTATCAAAACAGCAAACTGATTGACAGAAGTAACAAAACCCTTGAACTTGAAATTTTAGCAAGTAAAGAGTCACCTGCAGAATTTAAAGCCGAGCGGATGCAAGTACAAGTACAATTATTACAAAATCAAATGTTGTCAGGGCAATCTATCGATTTAACTAAATCGCTTATTGAATGGTTAAAATTAGGGGCATTGTCTGCAAATGATTTACCATTACTGGCCAGAGTTAAAGCTATTTACTGCTAGTTTTATGTGAGTCTAATGTCAGTTGAATGTGAGTTTATTTAATTAAATAGACTTAACAATATCCCAAAGCCACTGATTATTTAGTGGCTTTTCTTTTCTGGTGTTTACTAAAGAAAGTTAGTTTTTTAACGAGTGTAAAAGCGGGCTACCGTTATATTTAATGTGAATCTTATTCTACCTTCCGGTAACGCGTAACTATATATTTAAAGGTTGATCCTTGTAAATCGACGAGTAAAAGCACCGTTATTATTTTAAGCAATTGATTTTAAGTGTTTTTATTTTTATCTTTAGGCAAGGAGTGATTTGGTCATATAAGAGAGATAAATAAGGCTGCCATGTTTCTTAATCATAGCAACCAGAGCATAAAGGCTTAATGAGTAGTGAGTTCACCACGAAGATTTTCTTTTAAAAGACGACAAATTTCAGCTTGGGGCAATTCTTTACTGAGTAAATAATGTAGTTTAGTTAATGTTGCCTCTAACGTCATATCACCACCACCGACAACACCACATTTACTTAATGCGACGCCCGTTGCATAACCTTCCATATTCACAGTCCCTTTTATGCATTGACTACAATTTACCACCACAATTCCTTGATGATAAGCTTGTGTTAAACAAGCAAGTAGCTGTTCATCTTGTGGGGCATTACCGACGCCATAACTGCGAATAATTAACGCTTTTACCGGTTGCTTGATAATGTTGGCGACTAGTTCACTAGAAATCCCTGGATACAAATGAACAACACCTATCGGTTGTGGTGTTATTTGTGCGACCGAGAATGGTTGGGTAACAGCAACGTTGAGTTTACCTTCAAGGAGCTTAATATTAATTCCAGCTTCTAGAAGTGGCGACATGTTGGGGGAGTCAAAAGCGTTAAAGCCATCAGCGTAAGCTTTAATGCAACGGTTACCCCGGTATAATTTATTATTAAAATATAAGCCCACTTCATTAATGGGGTAGTTTGCCGCAATATAAAGTGAATTCAACAGATTGACTTGTCCGTCTGAGCGTAATTGGCTTAACGGAATTTGTGAGCCGGTTACAATGACAGGTTTTGATAAATTTTCAAACATAAACGAAAGCGCAGAGCTGGTATAAGCCATGGTATCTGTACCATGAAGAACAACAAAACCATCATAATTATCGTAATTAGCTTTTATATCATCGGCAATACGTTGCCAATCTTGAGGCGTCATATTCGATGAATCAATTAATGGTGAATATTCATTAATGGTAAAATCAGGCATCTCTTGTCGATGAAAATCAGGCGTACCATTAATTGACTCGGTTAAATGTCCTTTTACCGGAACACAACCTTGTCCGCTGTTTTTCATGCCGATGGTACCGCCAGTGTAGGCGATATAAATGCGTTTTTTCATGCTGTTACCTTAGAATTATTACTGTCTTGTCGTTTGGTCTGATAATCACGTGCGCTTGTTAAATATTGTTCTCTATTCACCTCCATGTGAATATAACAAAGCGATTAAGATCATTGCGAACTAATTAATTTCACAGGTCATACATAAGGAATAAACCCCTTGCGGATCATTAAGTATGTTGAGGTGAGACAGTTGTGCTTTCATTTCTAAAAATAATTTATCCGTATTACTTAGGGTTATTATTTCAGTTTCAGGAAAGAAAGTCTTCGCTTGACCTAATAACCCTTGCAGGAAAAGATCTTTTGGCGTTTGTTCTATTTCAATCAATAAGGTTTCAAACGTTGCTAACTCGGCTAATTCTGCTGCTGCATTAATAGCGGTCGTTAAGTTGCCTAACTCATCAACAAGCCCTAACTCTTTCGCTTTTACCCCTGACCAGACACGACCTTGGGCTATACTATCAACTTGCTCAAGGCTCATATTTCTATTTTCGGCGACAAGGCCAATGAAGTCTTGATAGCCTCTATTAATATTTAATTGAAATACTCTTGCCATGCCATCAGTGAGTGGGCGGGTTACACCAAATCCGGCTATATCAGTAGTACCAACGCCATCAGTGTAAACACCTAGTTTGCTTAATGAATTCTCAAAGGTCATGAAAAATCCATAAATACCAATTGAGCCGGTGATTGTTGCCGGAGAAGCGATTATTTTATCAGCAGGTGCCGATATCCAATAGCCTCCAGAGGCGGCATAAGTTCCCATTGAAGCAACAACAGGTTTTCCTGCTAACTTGATCAGTTCAATTTCTTGACGAATAATTTCAGAGGCATAAGCACTTCCACCTGGGCTATCGACACGAAGAACTACCGCTTTCACCTTATTGTTTAAACGTGCTTCTCTTAATAGTGATGCTGTACTATCCCCGCCAATGGTTCCTGGTTTTTGGTGACCATCTAAAATAGTCCCCTTAGCAACAATAACGGCGACCTTATCGGTATTTGGGTTAACCATTGGGTACATAGGTTTAGTAGCAGACAAATAATGTTTGAAACTAATATGATTGTAGCTATCACCGGCAGAATTTTTTCCAACAAGTTTAATCAAAGACAGCTTCATCTCTTGACGATTTTTTAATGCGTCAACCCAAAGATTATCTAAAGCATACTGCGCAATATTACCATCAGCTTGCTCAAGTTTTGCCACTAAAACATCAGCATTTTCATCAAAGTTATTAATCGAAAACTTTCGGTTGCTTGCGACATCACTTTTATATTGTGACCATAAATCAGTTAACCATAATTTGTTGGCTTCTTTAGCTGCCGCTGACATATCGTCGCGCATGTAAGGTTCTACAGCAGATTTATAGGTACCGACTCGAAATATATGTTGGCTAATGGAAAGCTTATCTAATGCTGATTTAAAATAAAGTTGATAACGACCATAACCGTCAAGTAACAACCAACCACGAGGATTGAGCCATACTTCATCAGCAGAGCTTGCCAAGTAATATTGGTCTTGTGAATACTGATCGCCAACAGCAATTATTTTTTTACCAGCCGCTTTAAACGTCTCTAAAGCTTGGGCAATGTCTTGTAATTTACTTAACCCCGTGCTGTTAAGTCCTTGAAGCTGTAATACGATCATTTCTATACGGCTGTCATTTTTTGCTCTTTCAATGACATTCAATAAGTCGCTAAGTAAAACTTCTGGGTTTTTTTCTTTTTCTTCTAACGCTTCCGATATCAAAGCATCCATCGGGTCAATCGCATTCTTTTGTTCAACGATATCTCCGGTAAGATTTAACACTAAGGCTGTATTGTTAGGGACAAGGATCTTGTCATCATCGCTGCCAAGTGCCGCGATAAATATAAATAAAACCAGAAAAAAAACGACATTAATAATTATTTTTCTAAATGAATTTAATAAACTAAAAAATTTTAAAGTCACTCGTTTTAAAGCACTTTGCTTTACAGGAGCATTAGGTAACGATGTGGGTTCTGTCATAATATCCGGCACAGTTAGTATGTAATTGTAATTACTGGCTATGCTACTTAATTATTGATCACTTATGTAGTCTGATTAGTAAATAAATGTGTTATTAGCAAACTTTTTTCATTATATGTTACACCTTTACTTTTTAGAGCCGGTCGGTTGACCCGTATTGATTATTATCTATGTTGTTTATTAAACAAGATGTAGCGATCCGCGTGCACTTTGAAAGACAACGGGTATATAATCCTTAGTATTGAAACTACCCATGAGTCTTTATAATTAATGAATGCCAAAGAATTATTATTACAGCGACAATCTAATCCTAGGTTAATATCACCAGCCCCTGTTGCTAGCGATGTTGAATTTATATTGAACGCTGGAATGCGCGTTCCTGATCACGGTTGTTTATCACCCTGGTTTTTTACCCTTGTTAAAGAACAAGGGTTAGATAAGTTAAGCCAGATATTTGAAGATGTCGCTAAAGTTCAACAGTTTACTGAGGCTAAAATACAAAAAGCTAAAAAGATGCCATATCGTGCACCGTTAATTATCGTTGTTAGCACACGGTATCAAGCGCACGACAAAGTGCCTAAATTTGAACAAGCAATCGCAGCAGGTTGTTGTGCCCATGCTATGCAAATGGCTGCCTTTAGTTTAGGTTATGGCGCTGTGTGGCGAACAGGAGACTTTAGCTACGACCCTTCAGTAAAACGTGGTTTAGGAATAGGCCAAGACGATGATATTATTGGGTTTATTTACATAGGCACCGCCGAAAACGATCGTCCTATTAAACCCGCTAAAAGCTTAACGTCTCATGTTTCATATTTGTAAAATAAAGGGGGAGAGCGATGAATATTGAAATTTTGGATGCGCCTGAACAAGCACTAATAGATTTTTTAGATAAAAAAATTGCAGATTTCAATTGGGCGCACTGGGAAGTAAGCGAACGAAAGCCATTAGCTATTCAAATAAAGGACGAACTTGGTAACATTATTGCTGGTTCATCCGCACGCACCTTTGGCAATTGGCTGTTAATTAATACGCTGTGGGTCGACGAGTCACTTCGTGGTAAAAAAATGGGTGTTAAGATATTAGCGCAACTTGAAGCTGCAGCAGTGGCGAGGGGATGTACGTTAAGTATGCTTGATACTCTGAACTTTCAAGCAATGCCGTTTTATGAAAAGCAGGGTTATCAAACAAAATGGGTACAAGAAAATTATCCAAAAACGGGCTGTAAATATTTTATGGTAAAAGAACTTACTGAGTAAACCAGATATTTCACCCATAAAAAAACCTCAATAATGAGGTTTTTTTATGGGATTATTATTCTTAGCCTAGAACGCAGCGTTGTTTGGCGTTCTTGGGAAAGGAATTACGTCACGAACATTTTGCATACCGGTAGCATAAGCCACTAAACGTTCAAAACCTAAACCAAAACCTGAATGAGGAACAGTGCCGTAACGACGTAAATCGCGATACCAACTGTAATCATCTTGGTTTAAATTCATTTCGGCTAAACGCGCATCAAGTACATCAAGACGTTCTTCACGTTGGCTACCACCAATGATTTCGCCAATGCCTGGTGCTAAGATATCCATAGCAGCAACGGTTTTGCCATCATCATTTAAGCGCATATAAAATGATTTAATATCTTTAGGGTAATTTTGTAACACGACTGGGCCATTAAAATGTTCTTCGGCTAAGTAACGCTCGTGCTCTGAATTAAGATCAACACCCCAAGCTACTTTGTTTTCAAATTTCTTGTCACAATTTTCTAATATTGTAATAGCGTCAGTGTAATCTAAACGGACAAAATCATTATTAATAACAGAATTCATGCGGTCAATAACTGTTTTATCAATACGCTGTTGGAAGAAGTTCATGTCATCACTACGTTCATCAAGCACAGCTTGGAAGACATATTTTAGCATTTCTTCTGCTAGGTCAGCAGCATCAGACAAATCAGCAAAAGCGATTTCTGGTTCAATCATCCAAAATTCTGCAAGATGGCGTGTTGTGTTAGAGTTTTCAGCACGGAAGGTCGGTCCAAAAGTATAAACCTTTGAAAGGGCACA from Colwellia sp. PAMC 20917 includes these protein-coding regions:
- the serS gene encoding serine--tRNA ligase; this encodes MLDPKLFRNDIEATAAQLAKRGFSLDTALLIDLEEQRKAFQIKTQELQNQRNTRSKSIGQAKARGEDIQPLLAEVSQLGADLDAAKIEQDDVLAKIDDILSAVPNLIDHSVPDGASEDDNVEIKRWGTPRVFDFEVKDHVDVGAGIGNGLDFESGAKLAGTRFAVLRGQIAKMHRALAQLMLDVHTEEHGYQEMYVPYLVNQDSLYGTGQLPKFGEDLFHTDLSNKKFSLIPTAEVPLTNLLRNEIVEEAELPIKMCAHTPCFRSEAGSGGRDIRGLIRQHQFDKVEMVQIVKPEDSFTALEALTGHAEKILERLELPYRTVILCTGDIGFSATKTFDIEVWLPAQNTYREISSCSNMGDFQARRMQARFRSSETKRPELLHTLNGSGLAVGRTLVAILENYQQADGSVKIPTALQPYMNGLTQIG
- a CDS encoding TlpA family protein disulfide reductase — protein: MLKSLFIQAVVFLTIFQALTMFRESDMLSSGEQITPQTVLLETLDDKTIELANFNKTTIIYFFAPWCQICHVSIGNLQEIYEKNQQINVIAIALDYVDKKEVFEFSSQHQLTFPIALGTEQIKHQFKIEGYPSYYVIDDKNTVIAKSMGYSSEIGLFLRTL
- a CDS encoding M14 family metallopeptidase; this translates as MQITSNFDSGNIRVIDASQADNIQLEIVKDNQSDFYQWFHFKLNNNERCEHTLHLMNAGTSAYTEGWTDYQAVASYDREHWFRVPTEFDGEKLSITLTPEYDSVYFAYFAPYSYERHQDLLHQAQLDIDCQLQVLGQTLDGRDVSVLKVGEEGPNKKVIWVTARQHPGESMAEWFMEGFIDRLLDEDDGVARSLLDSSVFYLVPNMNPDGSVRGHLRTNAIGTNLNREWLEPSMARSPEVFLVREKMLATGVDMFLDIHGDEALPFNFVAGCEGIPAYDAKHQALEEKFKNILLAVTPEFQDDKGYDKDEPGQANLTVGANWVGNNFKCLSYTVEMPFKDNDLLPDRSVGWSDTRSSLFGRDFLTAIYHVVDDLR
- a CDS encoding alanine/glycine:cation symporter family protein, whose protein sequence is MEAIVNTINGYIWSPYLIYLCLGTGVFFSVLTRFAQVRHFREMFRLLLSGKSSEKGISSFQALAVSLSGRVGTGNIAGVAAAIGFGGPGAVFWMWVVAFLGAATAYIESTNAQIYKEEEDGQYRGGPAYYIEKALGQKWYAWIFALSTILACGVLLPVVQSNGIGDAMVNVFGAGGSVSSFMGDLPLTKVYTAVFIVLLLGFIIFGGVKRIANFTQIVVPFMALAYIIIACTIIALHIDQLPGVFMLIITDAFTPIAGFGAAIGWGVKRGVYSNEAGQGTGPHAAAAAEVEHPAQQGLVQAFSVYIDTLFVCSATAFMILITQSYNVMPEGATSFVVRNLASDVVISGPAFTQIAVDSVLTGFGKPFIAIALFFFAFTTVLAYYFIAENNVSYINKTIKMPVLRFFLKVVLMSAVFYGTVAEPSAAWSLGDIGVGLMAWLNIFALIAIFFMAKPAIKALKDYERQQKLGVTKFTFDPKKLGIEKAKFWEDRFNKNK
- a CDS encoding YeaC family protein — encoded protein: MDIISLVDDMSEEMYLRLKCAAETGKWPEGTIVDTAQKTSALQITMAYQSRHLNSDQILSVGADGLIVDKTKRQLKSEFADLKNNPDNNIARFSDL
- a CDS encoding DUF349 domain-containing protein, coding for MIFSKFFKAKWQSKEHNVRLTAISEDLLLSNPDDLVILTNLAQTDPNELVRRAALIKMADFTVWHKNSIDNDNKKVREYCLKQVEKILLGQHEITISNQEKLVLLKSNDKLPSLELWLQNETQADVVIALFEKINKPSLTHSIFTHKQDEVVQAYLLEQELPLDVLDKLLKKSCNEKIKTNIEQQLQHLHQLAEQPDKIKKGVQLVLAKLLALKEVNDYLQLKEKQAELETQWQNYYQDFSCLSSPEAENFTDKYKIINSQLIKHFSPLHETHQQEIIAEKLVADKRLANEHFNSALNEMSKKLTTTIFESSDLDEAEYQDKLEQLRGEITSSILNSKEQQHFIALVKAQAKKLAQLPEIAQSVSDATHLISKISQVALPKDIEELNLRKPLFDQWLQEWKTVELKAAGVLPQSIVDAFKEIKQQWQQGLKSLIKEQGLLLSQCQKKIADVKRLIMTGKYNAAFGVFKKAKKHFDGLSEEQKSRVQRDFDDITDKIAKLSDLEQSIATPRKQQLLVDIKLLVDQPIDNPNEQAAKVKQFRVTWNSLGHAEESIEKELNYQFNALCEQAFAPCRLFYAEQEKLRELHLESRQQLISKAQSFADDFSAKLNEGVNNEAIDWKFTDATLNKLIQQWQNAGQVDKTKFNLLSQSFTASLQPVKAELRNYHQRNSDSKNLLIAQVTQALNDDDVFSAIESVKKLQTQWQAIGYSGQREENQLWQKFRKVNDQLFAKRDEAKLLEQSNRENQQIELSQQLQSYQQQLVADISETALLSLQVSIEELRVKITSQRPVIRSAVTLAEKLLAQITQQLMQMTENKKAKTWQLVFDCLESLATNKPETAADFSETLVDLPNVWQKRLQECYQNSKLIDRSNKTLELEILASKESPAEFKAERMQVQVQLLQNQMLSGQSIDLTKSLIEWLKLGALSANDLPLLARVKAIYC